In Laribacter hongkongensis DSM 14985, the sequence CCGGCTCGCACACATCACAGTTGATGCACTCGTCGGTAATCATCAGCGACATAACTAAATCTTTCTTGATTCAACGGGTTATTTACAGAAAACATTGTCTCAGGCGCGTTTACGCTGCGCAAGGCGCTTCTGCCCGCCGCAGCAGGGCAAATGATACCTTGCCTGCCCGCCCTTGCCGCCAGACATCCCAGCCGGCCAGATCCGGCAAGGTTTCCGCTTCGACATACACCACGCCCCGCGGCGCCAGGCAAGCGACCACACGCGGCAAGGCCTGCGCCAGCAGATCGGTCGCAAACGGCGGATCCATCACGATCACGTCGAATGATTCACGTACCTGCGCCAGCCACTGCAACGCATCAGCCTCCACCACATGGATACGCCCGCATCCCAGCAAGCTGGCGTTGGCCTGCAACTGCCGGGCTACCGGGCGGGCTTTCTCGATCATGACCACGCGCGCGGCATGCCGGCTGGCCGCCTCGAATCCCATGGCTCCGCTGCCGGCAAAGAGATCCAGCACCGACTGGCCGGTCAGATCCTGCCCCAGCCAGTTGAATACGGTTTCCCGCACCCGGTCCGGTGTCGGGCGCAGGCCCGGCTGATCCGGAAACTCCAGCACCCGGCGCCGGTATTCGCCCCCGATGATGCGCACGCGGTTCTGGTACGAATTACTGCTGTTCTTGCTCACGATCGACCTTGCTTCTGTCAGGTTCGTTACTGCCGCCCACCACCACCTCAACCAGATGATCGAGACCGACACGGCGCCGGTAGGCATCACGCACCGCCTCCGGCGTCACCTGCTCCACGGCCCGAGGGTAATCGTCCAGCCAAGTAAGCGGCAGATTATAAAAGCCGATGGCCGCTACGTACTCGATCAATTTCTTGTTACTGTCATAACGCAGCGGAAAACCACCAATGATATTGGCCTTGGCCTGCTCAAGTTCCGCCGCACTCGGGCCATCGGCCACAAACTTCTCCAGCGTCTCCCGCGCCACTCGCCGCGCCTCGTCTGCCTGTGCCTTGCGCGTACTGACCGACACCATGAATTCACCCGGTGCCGTGTAGGGCGCCAGCATGCTGCTCGCCCCGTAAGTCAGGCCACGCTTGCTGCGCAATTCGGTCATCAGCCGGGAATCAAAACCGCCTCCGCCCAGCACATAGTTGCCCACTACCAGCGGGTAATAGTCCGGGTCATCCCGCGTCAGCAGCGGCAAGCCCAGCGCCACACTGGCCTGGCTGGCTACATGCGGCTGGCTCAGACGCTGTGCGGCCGGCTGCGGCACCGGTGGCACTTCGGGCAACGGCGCACCGGTCCGCGGCAGCCCACGGGTCAGCCGTTGCGCCAGCTCGGCCGCCTCACGCCGGGTCAGGTCACCCACGATCGCAATGCTCATGTAACCGGGACGGTAGTGCTGCTGCCAGAACGCCCGCACATCCTCGCGCCCGATGGCTTCCACCGCAGCCGGCGTCAGCCGCGCCTCGTTGGCATAAGGATGCCGGCCATAAATGGCCTGGATGAACTGCCGGTAGGCCACGGCCTGCGGGCTGGTTTCCTCCTGCCGCAGGCCGGCCACCGTTTGTGCCTTGGCCCGCGCCAGTGCCGCCGCCGGAAAAACCGGCTGTGTCAGCACTTCATTCAGCAGCGCCACGCCCTGCCTGCGGTCAGCAGCATCCGAGAGCAGACGCAGGCGGATGGCTGCACGATCCTGGTCCACCGAAGCGCCATACTGCATCGACCGGTCAGCCCATGCAGCCGACAGAGCCTCTTCATCATGCTTGCGCGTACCACTGGCCAGCAGCCGGTTGGTCAGCGCCGCCACCCCCAGACGCTCTGGCGCTTCCCGGCGCGACCCGGCATCCACATCAATCCGGATGTCGATGATCGGATTCTGGTGCGACGGCACGAACAACACGCGCGCACCGTCCGGCTGCGTCCAGCGCTCAATGGGCTGGGCACCGGCCACACCGGCCATCAGTGCACCACCTGCCAGCAACAGCCAGCTCAGGAATCGGTTAGCGGACATGCGGGCTCTCCTTCATGGAAGCCTGGCTGGCCTGACGCTGGGCCTGCGTCAGCGGCAAGGGCTTGAGTTCGCCCACGACCAGGCGCTCGTCAGTGAAATAGCGGCGTACCACCCGTTGCAGGTCCTCTGACCGGACTGCTGCCAGCCGGCGGTCAATCTCGTCTTCGTCCCGCCAGGAATGACCGCGCGACTCGGCAGCGCCCATCGACATGGCCTGGGCAAACATCGAATCGCGTTCGTACACCCGCCCGGCGCGCAACTGCTGGCGGACCCGTGCCAGCTCGGCCGGCTCCACACCCTTGTCGGCGATCCGCCGCAGCTGGCGGCGCACCGCCTGCTCAAGCGCGGCAGGCGTCTGCCCGGCAGCCGGCACGGCCACCACGGTAAAAAGCTGCTCGCCCCGTCCGTTCATGTCGTAATCCGCACTCACGCTGTCAGCCAGCCGCTGCTCGCGCACCAGGGCGCGCGGCAGGCGGGAAGCGGCAGCGCCGTCCAGCACAGCTGCTAGCACTTCCAGTGCGTACGGATCAGGCTCGTCCGCTTTTGCCAGTCGCGGCACCCGCCAGCCCAGCGCCACGTAACCCAGTTCACTGGGGCGCTCCAGCACGAAACGCTGCGGCCCCGGTGGCAGGTCCGGTTCGGCCACGGCCTGCGGGCGCGCCACCACGCGGGCCGGCAAACGGCCGAAGGTGGCACGGGCTTCGTTCAGCACCGCTTGCGGATCAACATCCCCGACCACGACCAGCGTGGCATTGTTCGGTGCATAAAAGCGCTGGTACCAGTCCTTGAGGACTGGCGCGTCAATGCGTGGAATGTCATCGGCCCAGCCGATCACCGGCTGGCCGGACGGCCCGGCAAACGCATGCCGGCCCATCGCCTCCATCAGCATCGCGCCCGGGTTGTCGTCGGTACGCATGCGACGCTCTTCGCGGATCACCTCCAGTTCACGGGCCAGCGACTGCGGGTCTACCTTGAGATTCTGCATGCGGTCGGCTTCCAGCCGGAACATTTCCGGCAGGTGCGAGGCACCGATCTGCTGGAAATAGGCGGTGTAGTCCTTGCTGGTAAATGCGTTCTCGCGCCCGCCCAGCGCAGCCACCCGGCGGGAAAACTCTCCGTCCGCCACAGTGGTGGTGCCCTTGAACATCATGTGCTCCAGGGCATGACTCAGCCCGGTGGGCACGCCCACCTCGTCCAGACCGCCCACTCGGTACCACACCTGCGACACCGCCACCGGCGCCCGCCGGTCCGGCCTCACGATCACTTTCATGCCGTTTTCCAGTGTTGCCTCAACGGTCACCGGTTCGCTGGCGGCCAGGCTGCCACTGGCCATCGCCAGCGCAGCCATCGCGCCCATCCATTTCGCTTTCATGCTCTCTCCGCGCAAAACGACTAGAATCGGCGGCATTCCTATCAACCTGCGCCGGGTTGCCGCGACCCGGCCGGACTCATTCTGTCTATGTTCAGCTTTTTCAAACGCAAATCCAAACCCGATCCGCAAACCGGCCACGAAGCCGCTCCCCCTGCTCCGGCCAGCGAGGCGCCGGCCGGCAGCGAAAACACCATCAGCCAGCCGGCAGCCACCGAACTGCCCGTAACGACTCCGGCCATGCAGGAGGAGGCAGCAGCGGTCGCCGTGGAGCCGGAACCACAGGCCATCCCGGAACCTGAACCCGAACCGGCAGCGCCTGTCGCAGCGGTCGAACCTTCTCCGGTCCCCGTGGCTGTCGCCAGCGAAGCCGCTGCACCGCGCAAGCAGTCGTGGAGCGAACGCCTCAAGGCCGGCCTCTCCAAGACCCGCGACAAGCTCGGCAAGCAGCTGGCCGGCCTGTTTGGCGGCGGCCAGATCGACGAGGACCTGTACGACGAGCTGGAAACCATCCTGCTGACCTCCGACATGGGCGTCGCTGCCACCCGGCATCTCCTGGAAGATGTGCGCCGCCGCGTCAGTCTCAAGGGCCTGAAAGATGCCAGCCAGCTGAAAGATGCATTGAAAGAATCGCTGATGGACCTGATCGGTCCCTTAGAAAAACCGCTGAACCTGGATCGCAGCGGTCCGCTGGTCATCATGATGGCAGGCGTCAACGGAGCCGGCAAA encodes:
- a CDS encoding M16 family metallopeptidase — its product is MSANRFLSWLLLAGGALMAGVAGAQPIERWTQPDGARVLFVPSHQNPIIDIRIDVDAGSRREAPERLGVAALTNRLLASGTRKHDEEALSAAWADRSMQYGASVDQDRAAIRLRLLSDAADRRQGVALLNEVLTQPVFPAAALARAKAQTVAGLRQEETSPQAVAYRQFIQAIYGRHPYANEARLTPAAVEAIGREDVRAFWQQHYRPGYMSIAIVGDLTRREAAELAQRLTRGLPRTGAPLPEVPPVPQPAAQRLSQPHVASQASVALGLPLLTRDDPDYYPLVVGNYVLGGGGFDSRLMTELRSKRGLTYGASSMLAPYTAPGEFMVSVSTRKAQADEARRVARETLEKFVADGPSAAELEQAKANIIGGFPLRYDSNKKLIEYVAAIGFYNLPLTWLDDYPRAVEQVTPEAVRDAYRRRVGLDHLVEVVVGGSNEPDRSKVDREQEQQ
- the rsmD gene encoding 16S rRNA (guanine(966)-N(2))-methyltransferase RsmD, translated to MSKNSSNSYQNRVRIIGGEYRRRVLEFPDQPGLRPTPDRVRETVFNWLGQDLTGQSVLDLFAGSGAMGFEAASRHAARVVMIEKARPVARQLQANASLLGCGRIHVVEADALQWLAQVRESFDVIVMDPPFATDLLAQALPRVVACLAPRGVVYVEAETLPDLAGWDVWRQGRAGKVSFALLRRAEAPCAA
- a CDS encoding M16 family metallopeptidase, producing the protein MKAKWMGAMAALAMASGSLAASEPVTVEATLENGMKVIVRPDRRAPVAVSQVWYRVGGLDEVGVPTGLSHALEHMMFKGTTTVADGEFSRRVAALGGRENAFTSKDYTAYFQQIGASHLPEMFRLEADRMQNLKVDPQSLARELEVIREERRMRTDDNPGAMLMEAMGRHAFAGPSGQPVIGWADDIPRIDAPVLKDWYQRFYAPNNATLVVVGDVDPQAVLNEARATFGRLPARVVARPQAVAEPDLPPGPQRFVLERPSELGYVALGWRVPRLAKADEPDPYALEVLAAVLDGAAASRLPRALVREQRLADSVSADYDMNGRGEQLFTVVAVPAAGQTPAALEQAVRRQLRRIADKGVEPAELARVRQQLRAGRVYERDSMFAQAMSMGAAESRGHSWRDEDEIDRRLAAVRSEDLQRVVRRYFTDERLVVGELKPLPLTQAQRQASQASMKESPHVR
- the ftsY gene encoding signal recognition particle-docking protein FtsY, whose translation is MFSFFKRKSKPDPQTGHEAAPPAPASEAPAGSENTISQPAATELPVTTPAMQEEAAAVAVEPEPQAIPEPEPEPAAPVAAVEPSPVPVAVASEAAAPRKQSWSERLKAGLSKTRDKLGKQLAGLFGGGQIDEDLYDELETILLTSDMGVAATRHLLEDVRRRVSLKGLKDASQLKDALKESLMDLIGPLEKPLNLDRSGPLVIMMAGVNGAGKTTSIGKLAKYFQGHRKSVLLAAGDTFRAAAREQLAEWGARNQVTVISQQGGDAAAVCFDAVQAAQARKIDIVLADTAGRLPTQLHLMEEIRKVKRVISKALPQAPHEILLVLDANTGQNALAQVKAFDDALGLTGLILTKLDGTAKGGVIAAIARERPVPMYFVGVGETLDDLRPFSAREYVDALFD